CAGAGAAGAGATTGAACCCGGTTTAGCCCGTATTCGCACAACAACATCATTGAAAGAGGCGGTCTCTCACGCGCAGGTTGTTATCGAGGCCGTTTCGGAGAACTTAGGACTCAAACAGAAGATCTTCCAAGATATGGAAGACTATTGTCCTGTAGATACAATCCTCGCCAGTAACACGTCTGTTATAAGTATAACCGAAATCGCGCAGAGAACAACGCACAAGAACCGTGTCGTGGGAACACATTTCTGGTTTCCTCCCTATCTCATCCCACTTGTAGAAGTGGTCAAGGGGCGAGAAACCTCCGATGAAACGATGGATTTCACGTACGACTTCATGAAGAGAGCCGGCAAACATCCTATCAAGTGTCTCAAGGATGTACCCGGCTTCGTGGCAAATCGCCTTCAACATGCGCTCTGGAGGGAGGCCATCTCCATGGTCGAGCATGGCATTGCCGATGCCGCCACGGTTGACGATGCGATAAAGCATAGCTTCGGCATCAGGCTCTCCGTGCTCGGTCCTCTTGAGAACGCCGACATGGCAGGGCTCGATCTTACCCTCCAAATCCACAACTACATTCTACAATATCTGGAAAGCTCGCCGGCGCCATCGGCCGTTCTCATACAAAAGGCCGCAATCGGGGAGTTAGGCATGAAGAGCTCAAAGGGATTTTATGACTGGACACCCGACAAAGAAGGAGAGCTAAGGAAAAGATTACTCAATCATCTGATCGAGTGGAACAAAAAACAGAAGACTTAGGAAACTATGAAATCGATTTTGAGAAAA
This sequence is a window from Syntrophorhabdaceae bacterium. Protein-coding genes within it:
- a CDS encoding 3-hydroxyacyl-CoA dehydrogenase family protein, which encodes MEKERVAIIGAGMMGHGLAQIFAAGGYEVVLTDVNGELLLKALINVRTNMTFLADNGLGSREEIEPGLARIRTTTSLKEAVSHAQVVIEAVSENLGLKQKIFQDMEDYCPVDTILASNTSVISITEIAQRTTHKNRVVGTHFWFPPYLIPLVEVVKGRETSDETMDFTYDFMKRAGKHPIKCLKDVPGFVANRLQHALWREAISMVEHGIADAATVDDAIKHSFGIRLSVLGPLENADMAGLDLTLQIHNYILQYLESSPAPSAVLIQKAAIGELGMKSSKGFYDWTPDKEGELRKRLLNHLIEWNKKQKT